The following proteins come from a genomic window of Trichoplusia ni isolate ovarian cell line Hi5 chromosome 16, tn1, whole genome shotgun sequence:
- the LOC113501846 gene encoding uncharacterized protein LOC113501846, with amino-acid sequence MGLTWLLLLACALTCACADRGGSSLRGALEALQRRQRGRMHGPVLPQPDYDSLYEFVPPQGYPEPDYADVEDIEEEPSPKYIVKLLDENERPPEAYEYKLIKKKNSANPGAKKESAFRERTHHSDNDRLRELFMDKNEGAEKKELEVEPDNDEEYALLLGQLWSKYKYNKEHANNIESAPQGVVKLYKEKIVKKRYPDNWGPIAFKRKRSSEPDSNHPIMLDYDGRKSGDGSVDSNYNGYDVSDDDKDDIREEYAIAFQPLDDDNMSDLADEDQYTYDAMEKRFPVTKRSSGSYSLNVKRFSPNQNKRDTAKSFRSSAGTDPKLIKDLSKIFGGSEIEIIKTPVKRNTDHEEHEHSHDVKPPLLTTAHNNTHEHNNSAVLEDDSHEHHGHNLHHPGVFGKEVDHHDHAHNHDHVEHDHSDKDKPIHIKKKSIDWSDYFGIDKRSKKQVGFVNDLTQDRLRKQYFDTFNKEVIYPLNSFRKHSNVKRNYVETKPNEETEIQIDRAHLAIQNDDKRSSASDNDSKLDNIDKKLRNMEGLIVDEALHYSNVGEELDSKEEQEMKEKLLSRLAAAYSLEKMRKALKEFKQSLQIQKTKVNVAPSPNPADDAKAKRVAVKKEKVEILNNDIPGFEKSDDRNNDFEDEQGAGHYLNGKIEEQFSEGYMGGSGRHRIPVMATVGASGACPVLAKIVQRCRGVDLLAGDRGQLFLPLCSLHQICYLCGEAPPTTCDLVFLSEADTTCEGDMSCQRAARSALMALRELHDNLADELDGECEASPCLPATLKLNLGWQRAFQR; translated from the exons ATGGGCCTAACATGGCTACTGTTACTGGCGTGCGCGCTAACATGCGCGTGCGCCGACCGGGGAGGCTCGTCGCTTCGCGGCGCGCTTGAGGCGCTGCAGCGACGGCAGCGGGGACGCATGCACGGCCCGGTACTGCCGCAACCCGACTACGATTCCCTCTACGAGTTTGTACCACCACAAGGATACCCAG AACCCGATTATGCTGACGTTGAAGATATTGAAGAGGAACCTTCCCCTAAATACATCGTCAAACTACTAGACGAGAATGAAAGACCTCCGGAAGCATAtgaatataaattgattaagAAAAAGAACTCGGCTAACCCAGGTGCTAAGAAAGAGTCCGCTTTCCGTGAGAGGACTCATCACTCTGACAATGATAGACTGCGCGAATTATTTATGGATAAAAATGAAGGCGCAGAGAAGAAGGAATTAGAGGTTGAACCTGATAATGACGAAGAATACGCACTACTCTTAGGCCAGCTCTGGTCAAAATACAAGTACAACAAGGAACATGCTAACAATATCGAGAGTGCACCCCAGGGCGTCGTCAaactttacaaagaaaaaatcgtTAAGAAACGATACCCCGACAACTGGGGCCCCATTGCATTCAAGAGGAAGCGAAGTTCTGAACCTGATTCAAATCATCCTATTATGTTGGATTACGATGGCAGAAAGAGTGGAGACGGTTCTGTTGATTCCAACTACAATGGTTATGATGTCTCTGATGACGATAAGGATGATATTCGTGAAGAATATGCTATCGCCTTTCAACCTTTGGATGATGATAATATGTCTGACTTAGCAGATGAAGACCAATATACCTACGATGCCATGGAAAAGCGTTTCCCTGTAACAAAACGCAGTAGCGGATCATATAGCTTAAATGTAAAGAGATTTAGCCCAAACCAAAATAAACGCGATACTGCTAAGTCATTCCGAAGCAGTGCAGGTACGGACCCCAAGTTAATCAAAGATCTTTCAAAGATATTCGGGGGTTCGGAGATAGAAATCATCAAAACACCTGTAAAACGAAATACGGATCACGAAGAGCATGAACATAGCCACGACGTAAAACCGCCTTTATTGACAACTGCCCACAATAACACTCATGAACACAACAACTCTGCAGTCTTGGAAGATGATAGCCATGAACATCATGGGCACAACCTCCATCACCCTGGTGTGTTCGGTAAAGAAGTAGATCATCACGACCATGCCCACAATCATGACCATGTTGAGCACGACCACAGCGACAAAGACAAGCCTATACACATTAAGAAGAAATCTATTGATTGGTCTGATTACTTCGGCATTGACAAACGCAGCAAAAAACAAGTTGGTTTTGTTAACGACTTGACTCAAGATAGACTGAGAAAGCAGTATTTTGATACGTTCAACAAGGAAGTAATTTACCCTTTGAATTCATTTCGAAAACATAGCAACGTGAAACGAAACTATGTCGAAACGAAACCTAATGAAGAAACTGAAATTCAAATTGATAGAGCTCATCTCGCTATCCAAAATGACGACAAGAGAAGCTCTGCCTCTGATAATGATTCTAAGTTGGACAACATTGACAAAAAGCTACGAAATATGGAGGGACTGATTGTTGATGAGGCGTTGCATTACTCGAACGTAGGCGAAGAACTTGACTCAAAGGAGGAACAAGAAATGAAGGAGAAGTTACTGTCACGACTGGCAGCTGCTTACAGTTTGGAAAAAATGAGAAAGGCGCTGAAAGAATTCAAGCAAAGTCTACAAATTCAGAAGACCAAAGTAAACGTAGCTCCATCTCCGAATCCCGCTGATGACGCTAAAGCTAAGCGCGTTGCCGTCAAAAAAGAAAAGGTGGAAATTTTGAACAACGACATTCCCGGATTCGAGAAGAGTGATGACAGGAACAATGACTTTGAAGATGAACAAGGAGCAGGTCACTACTTGAACGGAAAGATTGAAGAACAGTTCTCTGAAGGATACATGGGTGGAAGTGGACGACACCGTATTCCTGTTATGGCAACTG TGGGAGCCTCTGGAGCATGCCCAGTCCTTGCAAAGATTGTGCAGCGCTGCCGCGGAGTAGACCTGCTAGCCGGCGACCGTGGACAACTGTTCCTTCCACTTTGCAGCCTGCATCAGATCTGCTATCTATGC GGTGAGGCACCACCAACAACTTGCGACTTAGTATTCCTGTCTGAAGCTGACACGACCTGCGAAGGGGACATGAGTTGCCAGCGAGCTGCTCGCTCCGCCCTGATGGCGCTCCGGGAGCTGCACGACAACCTCGCGGACGAGCTGGACGGGGAGTGCGAGGCCAGCCCCTGCCTGCCCGCCACCCTCAAGCTCAACCTCGGCTGGCAGAGAGCCTTCCAGCGATAG